A genomic stretch from Mesomycoplasma neurolyticum includes:
- a CDS encoding replication initiation protein codes for MATSLESEVVFLLNLNEFENKFVPTSIVHKLYIQKERPSLVMLKIFFYSCFLYITNHDKNKILKFKFSRLFLKSLKVDRTDLLRQISKAGFDAASIFSISQKTENITKKKMLIESFQYNEKTKMIEIEFTKYIDDYLNLGHFKKFNLSNLVKFKSSLSFWFFQEMENRSYSEKIDTWISLKNFVNILGVKTDAYKNLSDFKKYVIDVVVKDYQKIAKTKLLKIDDSFYQIAKKGQTPYIHFVFDNYLIQDETKLFD; via the coding sequence TTGGCTACCTCGTTAGAAAGCGAGGTAGTTTTTTTGTTGAATTTAAATGAATTTGAAAATAAATTTGTACCTACTTCAATAGTCCACAAATTGTATATCCAAAAAGAGCGTCCATCTCTTGTAATGCTAAAAATATTTTTTTATAGCTGTTTTTTATACATTACAAATCATGACAAAAATAAAATTTTAAAATTTAAATTTTCAAGATTATTTTTAAAAAGTTTAAAAGTAGATCGAACTGATTTGTTGCGTCAAATTTCAAAAGCGGGTTTTGATGCTGCGTCCATTTTTTCAATTAGTCAAAAAACAGAAAACATAACTAAGAAAAAAATGCTTATTGAAAGTTTTCAATACAATGAAAAAACTAAAATGATTGAAATTGAATTCACAAAATACATAGATGATTATTTAAACCTTGGTCATTTTAAAAAGTTTAATTTATCTAATCTTGTAAAGTTTAAATCTTCGTTAAGTTTTTGATTTTTTCAAGAAATGGAAAACAGAAGCTATAGCGAAAAAATAGATACATGAATTTCTCTAAAAAATTTTGTAAATATTTTAGGAGTTAAAACTGATGCATATAAAAACTTAAGTGATTTTAAAAAATACGTCATTGATGTTGTTGTTAAAGATTATCAAAAAATAGCAAAAACAAAACTTTTGAAAATTGATGATTCATTTTACCAGATTGCAAAAAAAGGCCAAACACCTTACATTCATTTTGTTTTTGATAATTATCTCATTCAAGATGAAACAAAACTTTTTGATTAG
- a CDS encoding zincin-like metallopeptidase domain-containing protein, with amino-acid sequence MKNLNKLLDERKKIVEQIIKNLKTHNYFWDKNFVAMYPLNFVSNKNYNGTNILRLQLFSEMKNIQDPRFLTFKQILNRPNLKLKKGAKGCSIEYWGIKQLDESEIENNGKKQKTNYFFGKTYYVFNAKDVENIPKYKNKFVEVSSDKRVDYLIENLSKALELKVYDNVLTETPHFSPNQDYIQMPTTFVSPEAKIAVFFHELTHWTGHKDRLNRTSIESYSKNIKTRAIEELVAELGAIFLNSKFGFQTKKIQDNNYAYIQSWIKILEDNPNELFKAANKANEAVEYISQKLEKYLDTKKNEKQIIDNSDFLAQDEGLVH; translated from the coding sequence ATGAAAAATTTAAATAAGCTTTTAGATGAAAGGAAAAAAATTGTTGAACAAATTATCAAAAACTTAAAAACACATAATTATTTTTGAGATAAAAATTTTGTAGCAATGTATCCTTTGAATTTTGTAAGCAACAAAAACTACAATGGAACAAACATTTTAAGACTTCAACTTTTTTCTGAAATGAAAAATATTCAAGATCCAAGGTTTTTAACTTTTAAGCAAATATTAAACAGACCAAATCTTAAACTAAAAAAAGGGGCAAAAGGTTGTTCAATTGAATATTGAGGCATCAAACAATTAGATGAATCAGAAATTGAAAATAATGGAAAAAAGCAAAAAACTAATTACTTTTTTGGAAAAACGTATTATGTTTTCAATGCAAAGGATGTTGAAAATATACCTAAATACAAAAATAAATTTGTTGAAGTTTCTAGCGATAAAAGAGTAGATTATTTAATCGAAAATTTGTCTAAAGCTTTAGAATTAAAAGTATACGACAATGTTTTAACTGAAACTCCACATTTTTCTCCAAATCAAGACTACATCCAAATGCCAACAACTTTTGTAAGTCCTGAAGCAAAAATAGCAGTTTTTTTTCATGAATTAACACATTGAACAGGGCATAAAGATAGACTCAATAGAACTTCAATTGAATCATATAGTAAAAATATCAAAACAAGAGCTATAGAAGAATTAGTTGCTGAATTAGGGGCGATATTTTTAAATTCAAAGTTTGGTTTTCAAACTAAGAAAATTCAAGATAATAATTATGCATATATTCAAAGTTGAATTAAGATACTCGAAGATAATCCAAATGAACTATTTAAAGCAGCTAACAAAGCAAATGAAGCTGTTGAATATATTTCTCAAAAATTAGAAAAATATTTAGATACTAAAAAAAATGAAAAACAAATTATTGATAATTCAGATTTTTTAGCTCAAGACGAAGGGCTTGTACATTAA
- a CDS encoding RNA-binding domain-containing protein encodes MNLETKIKKLIKKGEQYNIEFKESKTSLPEDVFKTVCAFNNRLGGHIILGVNDKKEIIGVEESNIDDIKKNFVTTINNPTAFNPPLYLEPIVLEINNFKIIYIYVPEGKRVCNYKRKIYDRINDSNLDITNSHDRISKIYLKKSNISFVENIYPDIDINSLGDKTIEKVKKMAIAKNPFHIWKNMSKVEMLRSLSLISFDLEQQKESLTLAAILLFGKKETISSILSYYKTDAILRIENTDRYDDRETIELNLIESYYKLVQFGQKHLNDIFVLDKIQNVSARDTILREIVANTLAHRDYSSSFVAKIIIEKDKIIVENSNIPNSFGELKPKKFAPFPKNPLISKVFKEIGFADELGSGVNNIYKYTQIYSQNKPIFEEGETFKTIIPLRDIAISKIKFQNFKNDKGILHKKTIKSNEINKIIEMIKNNKHIKLDEIANKLKLSKKTIHRHIKNIPNLIYIGRGRNGYWQFIDTKK; translated from the coding sequence ATGAATTTAGAAACAAAAATAAAAAAATTAATTAAAAAAGGTGAACAATACAATATTGAATTTAAAGAGTCAAAGACATCTTTACCTGAAGATGTTTTTAAAACTGTTTGTGCATTTAATAATAGATTAGGCGGACATATAATTTTAGGTGTAAACGATAAAAAGGAAATTATTGGTGTTGAAGAAAGTAATATAGATGATATTAAAAAAAATTTTGTTACAACTATAAATAATCCAACTGCATTTAATCCTCCATTATATTTAGAACCTATAGTTTTAGAAATTAATAATTTTAAAATTATTTATATTTATGTTCCTGAAGGTAAACGTGTTTGTAATTATAAAAGAAAAATTTATGACCGCATAAATGACAGTAATCTAGATATTACTAATTCTCATGATAGAATATCCAAAATATATTTAAAAAAAAGTAATATTAGTTTTGTTGAAAATATTTACCCTGATATAGACATTAATTCATTAGGTGACAAAACTATTGAGAAGGTTAAAAAGATGGCAATAGCTAAAAATCCTTTTCATATTTGAAAAAATATGTCTAAAGTTGAAATGCTTAGAAGTTTATCGCTTATTTCTTTTGATTTAGAACAACAAAAAGAGAGTTTAACATTAGCAGCAATTTTATTATTTGGTAAAAAAGAAACTATTTCATCCATTTTATCTTATTATAAAACTGATGCTATTTTAAGAATTGAAAATACTGATCGTTATGATGATAGAGAAACTATTGAATTAAATCTTATAGAAAGTTATTATAAACTTGTTCAATTTGGGCAAAAACATTTAAATGATATTTTTGTTTTAGACAAAATTCAAAATGTAAGTGCAAGAGATACTATTCTTAGGGAAATAGTGGCAAATACCCTAGCGCATAGAGACTATTCTAGTAGTTTTGTTGCAAAAATAATAATTGAAAAAGATAAAATAATTGTTGAAAATTCTAATATACCTAACAGTTTTGGAGAACTAAAGCCAAAAAAATTTGCACCATTTCCTAAAAATCCTTTAATATCAAAGGTTTTTAAAGAAATTGGTTTTGCTGATGAATTAGGTTCAGGTGTAAATAATATATACAAGTATACTCAAATATATTCACAAAATAAACCTATATTTGAAGAAGGCGAAACTTTTAAAACCATTATTCCTTTAAGAGATATTGCTATCAGTAAAATTAAATTTCAAAACTTTAAAAATGATAAAGGTATTTTACACAAAAAAACAATTAAAAGCAATGAAATAAATAAAATTATTGAAATGATTAAAAATAACAAACATATAAAACTTGATGAAATAGCTAATAAATTAAAGCTAAGCAAAAAAACAATTCACAGACATATTAAAAATATTCCTAATTTAATTTATATTGGAAGAGGAAGAAATGGTTATTGACAATTTATTGATACTAAAAAATAA
- the mobL gene encoding relaxase MobL: MQSSVFKITRFAKGTNEYYKKGKVIDYITRPSAVYKSTKTSNEILALVNEQTQLEKVLNSLVNEQSSINSGLFKIKNKKANLIAVEKAKNIYKKLKKEQLIWDAVLSFEYERMKNANIVSQQEYADFLASNFEYFLKSEKFNLKNLDILFAIHTNTKHPHFHILFSEKMPTTWNYKQKKFKFRSKGSLEIENIKKFQKYLDMKLLHKKDYETLWNIKKEVFEIKTEIKHEPIFKVMFNEQNNFYDDLQKIKKYYKNNKKPTFNLAPKEIQESVIAIKDYLLKNNELFFKKVNIFQQKLDTLQELEIDKIFDEEKTEFINNQLNEFNNQLNNQILKNAAFLNEKIIAKLKSSKFHEKTLLKKIIKKLTWMPYKIYQIKKSFDKGYDLIND; this comes from the coding sequence ATGCAAAGTTCAGTTTTTAAAATAACTCGTTTTGCTAAAGGAACTAATGAATATTACAAAAAGGGAAAAGTAATTGATTACATTACAAGGCCCAGCGCTGTTTATAAATCAACAAAAACATCAAATGAAATACTTGCTCTAGTAAATGAACAAACACAATTAGAAAAAGTTTTAAATTCCTTAGTTAATGAACAAAGTTCAATTAATTCAGGTTTATTTAAAATCAAAAACAAAAAAGCTAATTTAATTGCTGTTGAAAAAGCTAAAAATATTTATAAAAAATTAAAAAAAGAACAATTAATTTGGGATGCTGTCTTGTCTTTTGAATATGAAAGAATGAAAAATGCTAATATTGTTTCACAACAAGAATATGCTGATTTTTTAGCAAGTAATTTTGAATATTTTTTAAAAAGTGAAAAATTTAATTTAAAAAATTTAGATATTTTATTTGCAATTCATACCAATACTAAACACCCACATTTTCATATTCTTTTTAGTGAGAAGATGCCTACTACATGAAATTACAAACAAAAAAAATTTAAATTTAGATCAAAAGGCTCATTAGAAATTGAAAATATTAAAAAATTTCAAAAATATTTAGACATGAAACTTTTGCACAAAAAAGATTATGAAACTCTATGAAATATCAAAAAAGAAGTTTTTGAAATTAAAACAGAAATTAAGCATGAACCAATTTTTAAAGTAATGTTTAATGAACAAAATAATTTTTATGATGACCTTCAAAAAATAAAAAAATATTACAAAAACAATAAAAAGCCTACTTTTAATTTAGCACCTAAAGAAATACAAGAATCAGTTATAGCAATTAAAGATTATTTGTTGAAAAACAATGAATTATTTTTTAAAAAGGTTAATATTTTTCAACAAAAACTTGACACACTCCAAGAATTAGAAATAGATAAAATTTTTGATGAAGAAAAAACTGAATTTATTAATAATCAACTTAATGAATTTAATAATCAACTTAATAATCAAATTTTAAAAAATGCTGCTTTTTTAAATGAAAAAATAATTGCAAAATTAAAATCTAGTAAATTTCATGAAAAAACATTACTTAAAAAAATTATTAAAAAATTAACTTGAATGCCATACAAAATATATCAAATTAAAAAATCTTTTGATAAAGGTTATGACTTAATAAATGATTAA
- a CDS encoding mannitol-1-phosphate 5-dehydrogenase produces the protein MKKNKVIHFGAGNIGRGLVAYIYQQNNYEIYFVDTNLDIVNKLNLEKKYKINYFNQKKFNLIKNFKALHISETTEILKLINEMDIISTSIGAENLHHLKPLFQKANFKNNTKIICFENGFKISDKFKEILNLKNKNIDFINSVIDRIIPLSTKQNQILDVQSEKYFNVVLEQKNNFQLNKVQLTQNIDFFIIKKLIFVNAIHTTLGIVAAAKKYKYIHNAFKNKKIIFFIKNFIKAIISVFEKEFNANTKELQKYSNQNLKRFKTKEFNDLNIRLIRNLNSKFALNERFGIIFSLFQKYKIDNYYFKYIFENIYKIKNLNDEFFANFFKENNVTFFKEDIIKKFLVVFNRWWFGYLVRKRGSFFVEFKWIWK, from the coding sequence ATGAAAAAAAATAAAGTAATTCATTTTGGGGCTGGAAACATAGGTAGGGGTTTGGTTGCCTATATTTATCAACAAAATAATTATGAAATTTATTTTGTTGATACAAATTTAGACATAGTAAATAAACTCAATTTAGAAAAAAAATACAAAATAAATTATTTTAACCAAAAAAAATTTAATTTAATTAAAAATTTTAAAGCATTACACATTAGTGAAACAACAGAAATACTCAAATTAATAAATGAAATGGATATTATTTCAACTTCAATAGGAGCAGAAAATTTACATCATTTAAAGCCTTTATTTCAAAAAGCAAATTTTAAAAATAATACGAAAATCATTTGTTTTGAAAATGGTTTTAAAATTAGTGACAAATTTAAGGAAATACTAAATTTAAAAAATAAAAACATTGACTTTATTAATTCAGTAATTGATAGAATTATTCCTTTATCTACAAAACAAAACCAAATTTTAGATGTTCAAAGTGAAAAATATTTTAATGTAGTTCTAGAACAAAAAAATAACTTTCAATTAAATAAAGTTCAATTAACACAAAACATTGATTTTTTTATAATAAAAAAATTAATATTTGTTAATGCAATACATACAACATTAGGAATTGTAGCAGCAGCTAAAAAATATAAATATATACATAATGCTTTTAAAAACAAAAAAATTATTTTTTTTATAAAGAATTTTATAAAAGCAATTATTAGTGTTTTTGAAAAAGAATTTAATGCTAATACAAAAGAGTTACAAAAATATTCAAATCAAAATTTAAAACGTTTCAAAACAAAAGAATTTAATGATTTAAATATAAGATTAATTAGAAATCTAAATTCTAAATTTGCTTTAAATGAAAGATTCGGGATAATTTTTTCTTTATTTCAAAAATATAAAATTGATAATTATTATTTTAAATATATTTTTGAAAATATTTACAAAATCAAAAATTTAAATGATGAATTTTTTGCTAATTTTTTTAAAGAAAATAATGTAACTTTTTTTAAAGAAGATATAATTAAAAAATTTTTGGTAGTGTTCAATAGATGGTGGTTTGGCTACCTCGTTAGAAAGCGAGGTAGTTTTTTTGTTGAATTTAAATGAATTTGAAAATAA
- a CDS encoding PTS mannitol transporter subunit IICB, with product MLTINKIKTKIQNLGSLLSSSVLPIIGIFIAWGLLTSFFIPTGWIPNKTLSTMVGIGITYIIPTLIGFLLGKKIYNIRGGAIAGIVALATIAAGQTDAIKYILYEGINEDMLQKKSGVPMFLGVMIFAPIASLVLKHTEKLWIQKIKPGFEMLVNNFYLGILGFILVFPVFYASIYVIGYFQLGLSKFIFEMQKYKLYPILAIIIEPAKILFLNNAINHGVFTPLGTAQVLEAGKSTLFLLESNPGPGLGILITWIIFGFKKNKAISSQAASSSVVHLFGGIHEVYFPFVLLRPILIFPLIAGGAIGNLIFLIFNAGAIAPISPGSIIAGFIQINKTWSDVLGYTLGIAVSAAVTAVLSLFILLFFRKKDLSKIFEEATDNSKAMKNNLTNKFYCKNIVFACDAGMGSSAMGSSIFKKTLKDNDINNITVINKAINNLTNSDKCIITISSLRDRIKQKVPSSKIITINQFLDQKKYQEIVQEIKNEKK from the coding sequence ATGTTAACTATAAATAAAATTAAAACAAAAATTCAAAATTTAGGTTCGCTTTTATCGTCAAGTGTTTTACCTATAATTGGAATTTTTATTGCTTGAGGTTTATTAACTTCATTTTTTATTCCAACAGGATGAATTCCTAATAAAACATTATCAACAATGGTAGGAATAGGAATAACATATATTATCCCTACATTAATAGGATTTTTGTTAGGTAAAAAAATATATAATATTCGTGGTGGTGCTATAGCTGGTATTGTAGCACTTGCCACAATTGCCGCAGGGCAAACCGATGCAATAAAATACATTTTATATGAAGGTATTAATGAAGACATGTTACAGAAAAAAAGTGGTGTACCTATGTTTCTAGGTGTGATGATTTTTGCACCAATAGCTTCTTTAGTTCTTAAACATACTGAAAAACTTTGAATTCAAAAAATTAAACCAGGATTTGAAATGCTTGTAAATAATTTTTATTTAGGAATTTTAGGTTTTATTTTAGTTTTTCCTGTGTTTTATGCATCAATTTATGTAATTGGATATTTTCAATTAGGTTTGTCTAAATTTATTTTTGAAATGCAAAAATATAAACTTTATCCAATTTTAGCTATTATTATAGAACCAGCAAAAATATTATTTTTAAATAATGCAATTAATCATGGTGTTTTTACACCACTTGGTACTGCACAAGTGTTGGAAGCTGGTAAATCCACTTTATTTTTACTTGAAAGTAATCCGGGACCAGGTTTAGGAATTTTAATTACATGAATAATTTTTGGTTTTAAAAAAAATAAAGCTATTTCTTCACAAGCAGCAAGTAGTAGTGTTGTGCATTTATTTGGTGGGATTCATGAAGTTTATTTTCCATTTGTGTTATTAAGACCAATTTTAATTTTTCCTTTAATTGCAGGAGGAGCTATTGGTAACTTAATTTTTTTAATTTTTAATGCAGGAGCTATTGCACCTATCTCACCTGGATCAATAATAGCTGGATTTATTCAAATTAACAAAACATGAAGCGATGTTTTAGGTTATACTTTAGGTATAGCAGTTAGTGCAGCAGTTACAGCAGTTCTTAGTTTATTTATCTTATTGTTTTTTAGAAAAAAAGATCTATCTAAAATTTTTGAAGAAGCAACAGACAATTCAAAAGCAATGAAAAATAATTTAACTAATAAATTTTATTGTAAAAATATTGTTTTTGCTTGTGATGCAGGAATGGGTTCTTCAGCCATGGGGTCTTCCATTTTTAAAAAAACTCTTAAAGACAATGACATAAATAATATTACTGTGATTAATAAAGCAATTAATAATTTGACAAATAGTGATAAATGTATTATTACTATTAGTTCTTTAAGAGATAGAATCAAACAGAAAGTACCTAGCTCTAAAATAATAACAATCAATCAATTTTTAGACCAAAAAAAATATCAAGAAATTGTGCAAGAAATAAAAAATGAAAAAAAATAA
- a CDS encoding MurR/RpiR family transcriptional regulator, translating to MRKYNIIITLEKYDYQNINLTHKEISKYFLQNLNKIKSLPIKTVAKNSNCSQSSVSSFVKKLGFNNYKELLYEIDESFNLFSFNSKNNIFISDELKIENYYKKTIGNINYAFKKNKNNLLKVVDKIKKSKKIFIFGKGSNIEIIIIFYNYLIKNNYNAFSSYDLDVQKKWIDILSEDDLCIFFSFSGETEEILNIFLEVKKTKAKTVSLSSNIKSQLMQDANEHLVIYQNEDIFEQHTSARISYIFLIMQIMNLLKN from the coding sequence ATGAGAAAATATAACATTATTATTACTTTAGAAAAGTATGATTATCAAAATATAAATTTGACACATAAAGAAATTTCTAAATATTTTTTACAAAATTTAAACAAAATTAAATCTTTGCCAATTAAAACAGTTGCAAAAAATTCAAATTGTTCACAAAGTTCTGTATCATCTTTTGTTAAAAAACTTGGTTTTAACAATTACAAAGAATTATTGTATGAAATTGATGAAAGTTTTAACTTATTTAGTTTTAATTCAAAAAACAATATTTTTATTTCTGATGAATTAAAAATTGAGAATTATTACAAAAAAACAATAGGCAACATCAACTATGCTTTTAAAAAAAATAAAAATAATTTATTAAAAGTTGTTGATAAAATAAAAAAAAGTAAAAAAATTTTTATTTTTGGTAAAGGTAGTAATATTGAGATAATTATTATTTTTTATAATTATTTAATAAAAAATAATTACAATGCTTTTAGTTCATATGATTTAGATGTTCAAAAAAAATGAATTGACATTTTGAGTGAAGATGATTTATGTATATTTTTTTCATTTTCAGGTGAAACAGAAGAAATTTTAAATATTTTTTTAGAAGTGAAAAAAACTAAAGCTAAAACTGTTTCATTAAGTTCAAATATCAAATCACAACTTATGCAAGATGCAAATGAGCATTTAGTTATTTATCAAAATGAAGATATTTTTGAACAACATACTTCAGCAAGAATAAGTTATATTTTTTTAATTATGCAAATAATGAATTTGCTTAAAAATTAA